One Echinicola strongylocentroti DNA window includes the following coding sequences:
- a CDS encoding 3-keto-disaccharide hydrolase — MKRIASVIAVLCLSLFPLSSIAQEIGVGAQKPSAAHWLFDGSKKMLDANWEYWEGPRLEAEPPIKWQVVNDPAGPGTAVNTNDPAAANGKYGAADIVTKQKYRDFRLHIEFLIQNEGGNSGVYLQNRYEIQVLDGDSTTHGMAAIINEKAAPYKMYNGLGKWNAYDIVFRAARFDQNGNLIEKALMTMYFNGKKVHGDEYIQQVWGGPFSGLDGGNNGGKGITDRPGGIKLQAEGHDVLYRNIWIVPMEIPQSSTDF; from the coding sequence ATGAAAAGGATCGCTTCTGTCATCGCTGTTTTATGCTTATCCCTATTTCCTCTCTCAAGTATTGCCCAAGAAATAGGAGTGGGAGCCCAAAAGCCAAGTGCTGCCCATTGGTTGTTTGATGGTAGCAAGAAGATGCTTGATGCCAATTGGGAGTATTGGGAAGGCCCTAGATTGGAAGCAGAGCCACCGATCAAATGGCAGGTAGTCAATGATCCTGCGGGGCCCGGAACCGCTGTCAATACCAATGATCCGGCAGCGGCAAATGGAAAATACGGAGCTGCCGATATTGTCACAAAGCAAAAATACAGGGATTTCAGATTGCACATTGAGTTTCTGATCCAAAATGAAGGCGGCAATAGTGGGGTTTATCTTCAAAACCGTTATGAAATCCAAGTGTTGGATGGTGACTCTACCACCCACGGGATGGCTGCCATTATCAACGAAAAAGCGGCTCCTTATAAAATGTATAATGGATTGGGGAAATGGAATGCTTATGATATTGTTTTCCGGGCAGCAAGATTTGACCAAAACGGAAACCTTATCGAAAAAGCCCTCATGACCATGTACTTTAATGGTAAAAAAGTGCATGGTGACGAATATATCCAGCAAGTGTGGGGAGGGCCTTTTTCTGGATTGGATGGTGGCAACAACGGTGGCAAGGGAATCACCGACAGGCCAGGAGGCATCAAGCTCCAAGCAGAGGGACATGATGTGTTATACCGCAATATTTGGATAGTACCAATGGAAATCCCCCAATCATCTACGGATTTTTAA
- a CDS encoding response regulator, whose protein sequence is MARIIILENDRSFSDNMLELLELEGHDLLEINEAAQIKHELHAFNPDLLIVDVFIDRKMSGPALISSLREGSDIPVLFIIDVYSQVTFSDQIKQISNCDSLTKPFKAKNLVKAVKHLLGLSK, encoded by the coding sequence ATGGCTAGAATTATTATTTTAGAAAATGATCGTAGCTTTTCAGATAATATGTTAGAGCTCCTTGAGCTGGAAGGGCATGACCTATTAGAGATCAATGAAGCTGCGCAGATTAAACATGAACTTCATGCCTTTAATCCTGATTTGTTAATTGTGGATGTCTTCATAGATAGAAAAATGTCAGGACCGGCGCTGATCAGTTCTTTACGAGAGGGAAGTGACATCCCCGTTTTATTCATCATTGATGTATACTCGCAAGTAACCTTTAGCGATCAGATCAAACAAATCTCCAATTGTGATTCCTTGACCAAGCCTTTTAAAGCCAAAAACTTAGTGAAGGCGGTGAAGCACCTATTGGGTCTAAGCAAATAA
- a CDS encoding DNA-3-methyladenine glycosylase yields the protein MTIKGVNILPKEFFLKDDVTEIAQHLLGKIIVTQINDEYTTARIVETEAYDGTIDKACHAFPNKITRRTEVMFSEGGRSYVYLCYGIHHLFNIVTQVEGIPKAVLIRAVEPLEGKDIMKKRRKVNTDLQLTNGPGKAAQALGISTLHNDVILYQKNGIISIGCEMNNVNFEINVSTRIGVDYAGEDAKLPWRFYIKNNAYISKK from the coding sequence ATGACTATAAAAGGCGTTAATATTCTTCCCAAAGAATTCTTTTTAAAAGATGATGTAACGGAAATAGCGCAGCATCTTTTAGGAAAAATTATCGTAACACAAATAAATGACGAATACACAACCGCTCGGATAGTCGAAACAGAAGCCTATGATGGCACTATAGACAAGGCATGTCATGCGTTTCCGAACAAGATAACGAGAAGAACGGAAGTAATGTTCAGCGAAGGGGGAAGAAGTTACGTTTATCTATGTTACGGCATCCATCATCTGTTTAACATCGTAACTCAAGTAGAGGGAATTCCCAAAGCTGTCCTTATCAGGGCTGTAGAGCCCTTGGAAGGAAAGGACATCATGAAAAAGCGCAGAAAAGTAAACACTGATCTCCAACTGACCAATGGTCCAGGAAAGGCTGCACAGGCATTGGGTATCAGTACCTTGCACAATGATGTGATCTTATATCAAAAAAATGGTATAATCAGCATTGGATGTGAAATGAATAACGTTAATTTTGAAATTAATGTAAGCACTAGGATTGGAGTAGACTATGCTGGGGAGGATGCCAAGCTCCCTTGGAGGTTCTATATTAAAAACAACGCATACATAAGCAAAAAATAA
- a CDS encoding BamA/TamA family outer membrane protein has protein sequence MKKTILLSFFIWGITAETVKAQESTSQDSHKESHKQGFIKRYVNGLINDTSANEEPRFLFYPTLAYAPETSWEIGLSSLYVFYAKKDTLNRLSEINGFTFFTLEGQYGFWFDHAIYSDKEDWFFLGKLRFQRFPMYYYGIGPDTPSEYLALVDSRQVLIKERVLRKLKKDLYLGMELDVNNFGSVEFHPEEESAAFDYPVGAEGSTNIGLGLGLVYDNRHNVLNVRKGLFSELAYIKYAPFWAGKYEFATIISDNRIYRPIGKDNVFAAQLFGQFNTGNIPFNMMSALGGESMMRGYYFGRFRDNNYLTSQVELRFLPLPLGFSKRIGAAVFAGAGTVFDDFSNLSLDKAVWSAGAGLRFLLFPKKDIYTRVDAAFTQEGHGFYIYIGEAF, from the coding sequence ATGAAGAAAACCATACTTCTTTCCTTTTTTATTTGGGGGATCACTGCTGAAACTGTCAAGGCACAGGAAAGCACCTCACAGGATAGTCACAAAGAGTCTCATAAACAAGGTTTTATAAAACGTTATGTCAATGGATTGATCAATGACACTAGCGCTAATGAAGAGCCCAGATTTTTGTTTTATCCCACGTTGGCCTATGCTCCCGAGACAAGTTGGGAAATTGGACTGAGTTCATTGTATGTTTTTTATGCCAAAAAAGATACTTTAAACCGCTTAAGTGAAATCAATGGATTTACTTTTTTTACGCTGGAGGGGCAATATGGTTTTTGGTTTGACCATGCCATTTACAGTGACAAAGAAGATTGGTTCTTCTTGGGCAAGCTTCGTTTTCAACGTTTTCCGATGTACTATTACGGTATAGGGCCAGATACGCCCTCCGAATACCTAGCTCTTGTGGATTCTAGGCAGGTGTTGATCAAGGAGCGTGTATTGAGAAAATTGAAGAAGGATTTATACCTGGGGATGGAATTGGATGTGAATAATTTTGGTTCGGTAGAATTTCACCCTGAAGAAGAAAGTGCGGCATTTGACTACCCTGTTGGTGCGGAAGGGTCGACCAATATCGGTTTGGGTTTAGGCTTGGTTTATGATAACCGTCACAATGTCCTCAACGTTCGTAAGGGACTTTTTTCAGAATTGGCTTATATAAAATACGCTCCTTTCTGGGCTGGAAAGTATGAGTTTGCGACGATAATTAGTGACAACAGGATATACAGGCCAATTGGTAAAGATAATGTCTTTGCGGCGCAGCTTTTTGGTCAATTCAATACGGGGAATATCCCGTTTAATATGATGAGTGCTTTAGGGGGAGAGAGCATGATGCGAGGTTATTATTTTGGCAGGTTCCGTGACAATAATTATTTGACCAGCCAAGTGGAATTACGTTTTCTGCCTCTTCCGCTGGGATTCTCCAAAAGAATTGGGGCGGCAGTTTTTGCTGGGGCGGGGACGGTTTTTGATGATTTTAGTAACCTTTCTCTCGATAAGGCAGTATGGTCTGCTGGTGCTGGCTTACGGTTCTTATTGTTTCCCAAAAAGGATATTTATACCCGGGTCGATGCAGCATTTACGCAAGAGGGGCATGGTTTTTATATTTATATAGGAGAGGCATTTTAG
- a CDS encoding tetratricopeptide repeat protein, translating into MSDINQGISLYKEGKFEEALEIFNQLLTNSPQQPLLLLHRGRILSRMGKLDAALEDFDLLVQADNYNADFISDRAVVLHLLKRNEEALAELDRALNLDPNNPYRYSSRAFLKDRIGDLKGAIADYDKAIEMDPEDAVSYNNRGIVEEKLGYKERSKKSFDKADNLVGYQPKEQKSTNPPKDPPTPKPAAETPEQLKNQPAKASSELSFTNYWKTVGRVLSDKNTRAEFFTFIQSKLGKKK; encoded by the coding sequence GTGAGTGATATCAATCAAGGCATTTCGCTGTACAAAGAAGGTAAATTTGAAGAAGCACTGGAGATTTTTAACCAGTTACTGACCAATAGTCCACAGCAACCATTGCTTTTGCTGCATCGGGGACGGATCCTCTCCCGAATGGGCAAATTGGATGCGGCATTGGAAGATTTTGACCTGCTGGTACAAGCTGACAATTATAATGCTGATTTTATCAGTGACCGCGCCGTAGTACTGCACCTGCTAAAACGCAACGAGGAAGCACTTGCTGAACTGGACCGTGCCTTGAACCTAGACCCCAACAATCCCTACCGTTATTCCAGTAGGGCATTTTTGAAAGACCGTATCGGTGACTTGAAAGGAGCCATTGCTGATTACGATAAAGCCATCGAAATGGATCCAGAAGATGCCGTTTCCTATAACAATAGAGGGATCGTAGAAGAAAAACTTGGCTACAAGGAGCGATCAAAAAAGAGCTTCGATAAGGCGGATAACTTGGTGGGCTATCAGCCCAAAGAACAGAAAAGCACCAATCCCCCTAAAGATCCTCCGACACCCAAGCCGGCCGCAGAAACACCCGAACAACTCAAGAACCAACCTGCAAAAGCTTCTAGTGAGCTATCTTTTACCAATTATTGGAAAACGGTGGGTAGAGTGCTCAGTGACAAAAATACACGGGCAGAGTTCTTCACCTTTATCCAATCCAAACTGGGTAAGAAAAAATAA
- a CDS encoding CsbD family protein, with product MANDLKLKGNWNELKGKLKSKYGELTDDDLTYAEGQEDQLLGRLQQKTGQSIDELKQFLFSEDENAK from the coding sequence ATGGCTAACGACTTGAAATTAAAAGGAAATTGGAATGAACTTAAAGGTAAGTTGAAATCCAAATATGGTGAATTGACCGATGATGACCTCACTTATGCTGAGGGACAAGAGGATCAGCTTCTTGGCCGTCTCCAGCAAAAGACCGGTCAATCCATCGATGAGCTAAAACAATTTCTCTTTAGTGAGGATGAAAATGCTAAATAG
- a CDS encoding DUF6660 family protein, producing MKVIQVILSYYLLLLVVFPCADEHKNETLVQKESVVLSQGSDHQHDGDADHCSPLCVCHCCHIHYVIAEAATIDFLKEFTAVYSTPIEDFDGDWVFDFLKPPKITSPLNLVG from the coding sequence ATGAAGGTGATTCAGGTCATATTGAGTTATTATTTGCTCCTTTTGGTGGTGTTTCCTTGTGCAGATGAGCACAAGAATGAAACATTAGTCCAAAAAGAGTCGGTTGTTTTATCTCAAGGAAGTGATCATCAGCATGATGGTGATGCGGATCACTGTTCGCCTTTGTGTGTATGTCATTGTTGTCATATTCACTATGTGATAGCCGAGGCCGCTACCATAGATTTTTTGAAGGAGTTTACTGCTGTTTATTCCACGCCTATCGAAGACTTCGATGGTGACTGGGTTTTTGATTTTTTGAAACCTCCCAAAATTACCTCCCCGCTAAATCTTGTAGGCTGA
- a CDS encoding efflux RND transporter periplasmic adaptor subunit has protein sequence MNNNDISNRRSDIQLSKWLFAAVFVPMLLLSGCDKETSNEEATVHEESEEGLHLTHQQVEVLQLDMDTVSHRIMSSLVEVNGVLEVPPQNEAAVTAYIGANVMNINVIEGDEVSEGKVLAYLSHPELIKMQTNYSQDWHRVNYLQKEYERQNTLYQEEVGSGRDVEKISSELAALRGSVSGQENQLKLLGMDPAAIRKGTIMERIPVKSPIAGYIKEVNIKTGQYVGPEHEMFEVVNIHHIHADLMVFEKDVNKVKVGQKVRFTVQTLPDEELLAEVYAVGKSFEEMPKAVHIHAEIENKKGLLIPGMYVKGQVITDDSTRLAVREGAVVMDGGRSYLFAAMRSSDQWNFEKVEIITESQDSGWTSVRFLAPEDKHKTYVMNNAYYLMAEMKKGEGGHHH, from the coding sequence ATGAACAATAACGATATAAGTAACAGAAGAAGTGATATTCAGCTATCAAAATGGCTTTTTGCGGCCGTTTTCGTTCCAATGCTGCTCCTTTCAGGATGTGATAAAGAAACCAGTAACGAAGAAGCTACCGTACATGAGGAGAGTGAGGAAGGATTACACCTTACGCACCAGCAAGTGGAAGTCCTACAACTTGACATGGATACCGTAAGCCATCGTATAATGTCTTCGCTCGTTGAGGTGAATGGTGTCTTGGAAGTGCCACCACAAAATGAGGCTGCTGTGACAGCTTATATTGGTGCAAATGTAATGAATATCAATGTGATAGAAGGAGATGAAGTGAGCGAAGGAAAGGTGTTGGCTTATCTATCACATCCAGAACTCATCAAGATGCAGACCAATTACAGTCAAGATTGGCACCGCGTGAACTATCTCCAAAAGGAATATGAGCGGCAAAACACCTTGTACCAAGAGGAAGTAGGCTCCGGCAGAGATGTGGAGAAAATTTCCTCTGAACTGGCCGCACTGCGTGGATCAGTAAGCGGCCAGGAAAACCAACTCAAGCTGCTGGGCATGGATCCAGCAGCCATTCGGAAAGGCACCATCATGGAGCGCATCCCTGTCAAAAGCCCTATTGCTGGCTATATCAAAGAAGTAAATATCAAAACTGGCCAATATGTGGGGCCGGAGCATGAGATGTTTGAAGTAGTGAACATCCATCATATCCATGCAGACCTTATGGTTTTCGAAAAGGATGTCAATAAGGTGAAAGTAGGCCAAAAAGTCCGGTTTACCGTGCAAACCCTGCCTGATGAGGAACTCTTGGCGGAGGTTTATGCAGTGGGCAAATCCTTTGAAGAAATGCCCAAAGCAGTGCATATTCATGCAGAAATAGAAAACAAAAAAGGACTGCTGATCCCTGGAATGTATGTAAAAGGGCAAGTGATCACTGATGACTCGACTAGATTGGCCGTACGCGAAGGGGCTGTGGTGATGGACGGAGGTAGGAGTTACCTCTTTGCAGCGATGAGGTCCAGTGATCAATGGAACTTTGAGAAAGTTGAAATCATCACGGAATCCCAAGATAGTGGATGGACTTCTGTCAGGTTTTTAGCCCCAGAAGATAAACATAAAACCTATGTCATGAACAATGCTTATTATTTAATGGCTGAAATGAAAAAAGGTGAAGGGGGACATCATCATTAA
- a CDS encoding DUF7218 family protein → MSKNHGPHIKNDEQYEALRDKGMSKTKAARIANTADSGEKGGQSPPYEEWTKDELYDQAQKVGIEGRSKMDKKALIKALRSD, encoded by the coding sequence ATGAGTAAAAACCACGGCCCACATATCAAAAATGATGAACAATACGAAGCCTTACGTGATAAGGGAATGAGCAAAACCAAAGCAGCTAGAATTGCAAATACGGCTGACTCTGGAGAAAAAGGAGGCCAATCCCCTCCTTATGAAGAATGGACCAAAGACGAGCTCTATGATCAAGCCCAAAAGGTAGGCATAGAAGGCCGAAGTAAAATGGACAAAAAAGCCCTCATAAAGGCATTACGCTCCGATTAA
- a CDS encoding glycerophosphodiester phosphodiesterase: MKTILTSIFVLSLLMACSPKTEFHKNKVIAHRGAWKNFDLPQNSLASLERAVEIGCEGSEFDVWMTSDSILVVNHDADFQGMLIESTTYEQLLTKKHENGEPLSTVKEYLKKGMEQSTSKLIFEIKPSKISTERSVYVAQQSVKAVQELGAQDWVDYITFSYEGGLKAIELDPNANVAYLNGDKTPAELKEAGFFGFDYNIKLLKEKPEWIKEAQDLGLTVNAWTVNNKKDMQWLLEQNVDFITTDEPEMLFKLINE, translated from the coding sequence ATGAAAACGATTTTAACTTCTATTTTTGTACTTTCCCTACTTATGGCATGTTCACCCAAGACAGAATTTCATAAAAATAAGGTAATTGCCCATCGTGGAGCTTGGAAGAACTTTGACCTGCCCCAAAACTCCCTAGCATCTTTGGAGAGAGCTGTGGAGATTGGATGTGAAGGGAGTGAATTTGATGTTTGGATGACTTCCGACAGTATATTGGTGGTGAACCATGATGCTGATTTTCAAGGAATGCTGATTGAAAGCACGACCTACGAGCAACTCCTTACCAAAAAACATGAAAATGGTGAGCCACTTTCCACTGTCAAAGAATACCTGAAAAAAGGCATGGAACAATCCACTTCGAAATTGATTTTTGAGATCAAGCCTTCAAAAATAAGTACAGAAAGAAGTGTCTACGTAGCTCAGCAATCAGTAAAAGCTGTCCAAGAGCTTGGTGCCCAAGATTGGGTAGATTATATCACCTTTAGCTATGAAGGAGGACTAAAAGCCATTGAGCTGGATCCAAATGCCAATGTAGCCTACCTTAATGGTGACAAAACACCTGCTGAATTAAAAGAAGCTGGATTCTTTGGCTTTGATTATAATATCAAACTGCTCAAAGAAAAACCTGAATGGATCAAAGAAGCGCAGGATTTAGGCCTGACGGTCAATGCATGGACAGTAAACAACAAAAAAGATATGCAATGGCTACTGGAACAAAACGTTGACTTCATCACCACAGATGAACCAGAAATGCTATTTAAGCTCATCAATGAATAA
- a CDS encoding universal stress protein → MSTFKILCPTDFSECSLNALEYAAKLGEKYRAELILFHVPDMEDYGKLFNKPQRDALEFVRSKLENLVAEVLLESKDKGLRTCIPVLEEGETVKTIVEYAKEKQVDLIVMGTEGVNDIKTNFIGTKSSKVIEEADRDVLIVPRKVFFKPPRKFVYASDYLEEDKLAIQKVVKMAHFYDTEIDIVHVSTRTKAIDKALHQTMVEEIKPFIHYEKTSFVLKTFRDEVGLGLENYLLTAKGDILVTLSKKKSWFDQLFTKNLSKKMSYFINKPLWVIKKV, encoded by the coding sequence ATGAGTACTTTTAAGATTTTATGCCCCACTGATTTTTCGGAATGTTCTCTGAATGCACTGGAATATGCCGCCAAGCTGGGTGAAAAATATAGGGCGGAGTTGATCTTGTTTCATGTTCCAGACATGGAGGATTATGGTAAATTGTTCAATAAGCCTCAAAGAGATGCTTTGGAATTCGTCCGAAGTAAATTGGAAAACTTGGTAGCAGAGGTGCTTTTGGAAAGCAAAGATAAGGGGTTGCGGACATGTATTCCGGTTTTGGAAGAAGGGGAAACAGTGAAGACCATTGTGGAGTATGCCAAAGAGAAGCAAGTGGATCTCATCGTTATGGGCACGGAAGGTGTCAATGACATTAAAACCAACTTTATAGGCACCAAGTCGAGTAAAGTGATCGAAGAGGCTGATAGGGACGTATTGATCGTGCCGAGGAAAGTGTTTTTCAAGCCCCCACGTAAATTTGTGTATGCCTCTGATTATTTGGAAGAGGATAAATTGGCCATTCAGAAAGTGGTAAAGATGGCCCACTTTTATGATACGGAGATTGATATTGTTCACGTCAGCACCCGTACAAAAGCCATAGACAAAGCCCTTCACCAAACGATGGTGGAAGAAATAAAGCCTTTTATCCATTACGAAAAGACCAGCTTTGTGCTGAAAACATTCCGGGATGAAGTGGGGCTAGGCTTGGAAAATTATTTGTTGACTGCCAAGGGAGATATCCTTGTGACCCTGAGCAAGAAAAAAAGCTGGTTTGATCAGCTCTTTACCAAAAACCTCTCCAAGAAAATGTCCTATTTCATCAATAAACCACTTTGGGTAATCAAGAAGGTGTAG
- a CDS encoding 2-hydroxyacid dehydrogenase: MSLAIISPDRDITPWLEILKSKAGDIPLEIYPDIKHPEKVTAAMLWQHPKGSLKQFPNLKLICSMGAGVDHILGDDTIPEDIPITRIVDPKLTFSMTNYVIMGVLNFHRQITRYQINQKTHKWDMSNPEIPISVGVLGVGELGGDVLDKLSYMGIEVCGYGNSPKPDFKHPYYYGDQLEEFLSTCNVLICLLPLTPHTEGFLNLELFRKCSKGSYLINVARGKHLVEEDLVTALDEGLLSGALLDVFRQEPLPKDHPFWDQENITLTPHIASITNPKAAAPQIIENYHSLETGQPLVNRIDRKKGY, encoded by the coding sequence ATGAGTTTAGCCATAATATCACCTGATAGAGACATTACTCCTTGGTTGGAGATTTTGAAGAGCAAAGCGGGAGACATTCCCTTGGAGATCTATCCGGATATCAAACATCCCGAGAAGGTAACCGCAGCCATGCTTTGGCAGCACCCCAAAGGTTCACTAAAGCAATTTCCCAACTTAAAGCTCATTTGTTCAATGGGAGCTGGAGTGGACCATATCCTCGGTGATGATACCATCCCAGAGGATATTCCGATTACCAGGATCGTAGATCCCAAACTTACCTTCTCGATGACCAATTATGTGATCATGGGGGTGCTGAACTTTCACCGTCAAATAACGCGCTACCAGATCAATCAAAAAACACATAAATGGGATATGAGTAATCCCGAGATTCCAATCAGTGTAGGTGTTCTGGGGGTAGGAGAGCTCGGGGGAGATGTACTGGATAAGCTCTCCTATATGGGCATAGAGGTCTGTGGATATGGGAATAGCCCCAAACCGGATTTTAAACATCCCTATTATTACGGAGACCAATTGGAGGAGTTTTTGTCAACATGTAACGTTTTGATATGTCTATTGCCGTTGACACCACATACAGAAGGTTTTCTGAACCTGGAGTTGTTCAGAAAATGTTCCAAAGGAAGCTACTTGATCAATGTGGCCAGAGGAAAACATTTAGTAGAGGAGGATTTGGTTACGGCACTTGATGAAGGTCTTTTGAGTGGAGCCTTGTTGGATGTCTTTCGACAAGAGCCCTTGCCTAAAGACCATCCGTTTTGGGACCAGGAAAATATTACCCTGACCCCTCATATAGCAAGTATTACCAATCCAAAAGCGGCTGCTCCGCAAATCATCGAAAACTATCACAGTTTGGAGACGGGGCAACCGCTTGTGAACAGGATCGACAGGAAAAAAGGTTATTAA
- a CDS encoding DUF2911 domain-containing protein, producing the protein MKLIATPFLLLLTLFSFGVVKAQQIQMPQASPAATISQKIGLTDVKLEYSRPSVKDRKIFGTLVPYGEVWRTGANASTKITFSTPVSVEGHDVPAGTYALYAIPNKKEWTFVLSENLELWGAIGYTPDNDVLRFTVPSQKSKEYYETMELSFNDMTDTGATLNLHWEKTGVGFRIETEVDQVVMSQIQEMVIDTQSDNPGLLYQAASYYYNNDKDMEQAHEWIKTSVEADPKYWTVHLKAKIEDKLGLTQEAIQSAEMSKQLADEAKNMDYVNLNDRLIKALQ; encoded by the coding sequence ATGAAGCTTATCGCAACTCCGTTTCTTTTACTTTTGACACTCTTTTCATTTGGAGTGGTCAAAGCGCAACAAATTCAAATGCCCCAGGCAAGCCCTGCTGCTACTATCAGCCAAAAAATCGGCCTCACTGACGTCAAACTGGAATACAGCAGACCTAGCGTCAAAGACCGTAAAATCTTCGGCACCTTGGTTCCTTATGGAGAAGTGTGGCGGACCGGCGCCAATGCCAGCACCAAAATCACCTTCAGCACACCAGTAAGTGTAGAAGGCCATGATGTACCCGCAGGAACTTATGCACTATATGCTATTCCCAATAAAAAGGAATGGACTTTTGTCCTCTCTGAAAACCTAGAACTATGGGGAGCGATAGGGTATACACCTGATAACGACGTACTTAGATTCACTGTTCCCTCCCAAAAAAGCAAAGAATATTACGAAACCATGGAGCTGAGTTTCAATGACATGACCGATACCGGCGCTACCCTAAACCTCCATTGGGAAAAAACAGGTGTTGGCTTTCGAATAGAAACGGAAGTAGATCAAGTAGTCATGAGTCAGATCCAAGAAATGGTCATTGATACCCAATCAGACAATCCAGGACTATTGTATCAAGCGGCCTCTTATTATTACAACAATGACAAAGACATGGAACAGGCTCATGAATGGATAAAAACATCAGTGGAAGCAGATCCAAAATATTGGACGGTGCACCTCAAAGCCAAAATCGAAGATAAGCTGGGCCTCACTCAAGAAGCCATCCAAAGTGCCGAAATGTCCAAACAGCTGGCCGATGAGGCAAAAAACATGGATTATGTCAACCTCAATGACCGCTTGATAAAGGCACTGCAATAG